The following are encoded together in the Peromyscus leucopus breed LL Stock chromosome 1, UCI_PerLeu_2.1, whole genome shotgun sequence genome:
- the LOC114686724 gene encoding leukocyte immunoglobulin-like receptor subfamily A member 5: MTFTFTALLYLGLNLGQETSVLAGNPSKPTLSVQSGPVVARGKQVTISCEVTTGAREYRLYKEGGPHPWRSKNTLEATNKAEFLIPSMEKQYGGRYRCYCKTPAGWSEHSDPLELVVTGLYSKPSLSVQPSAVVTSGETVTLQCGSELRFSRFVLTKEGDQKPSLILDSVFINSTGQFQGVFLVGPVTPSQRWIFRCYGYHVISPQVWSEPSDPLEIHVSDAVQPLWPSSNMSDPQTVSKPQDYTKENLIRMGVSVLVLVLLGILLFEAQHSQGQTQHAARRESGTSVMVAETSGYV; encoded by the exons ATgaccttcaccttcacagctctGCTCTATCTGG GGCTGAATCTGGGCCAAGAGACCTCAGTGTTGGCAG GGAATCCTTCCAAGCCAACCCTCAGTGTTCAGTCAGGACCAGTGGTTGCCAGAGGGAAGCAGGTAACCATCTCATGTGAGGTGACCACAGGGGCCCGGGAATACCGTCTTTACAAAGAAGGGGGTCCACATCCCTGGCGCTCAAAGAACACACTGGAGGCCACAAACAAGGCTGAGTTTTTGATCCCATCAATGGAAAAACAATATGGAGGAAGATATCGATGTTACTGTAAGACCCCCGCGGGATGGTCGGAGCACAGTGACCCTCTGGAGCTTGTAGTGACAG GACTCTATAGCAAACCCAGCCTCTCTGTCCAGCCCAGtgctgtggtgacctcaggaGAGACTGTTACCCTTCAGTGTGGCTCAGAGCTGAGATTTAGCAGGTTTGTCCTGACTAAGGAAGGAGATCAGAAGCCCTCCTTGATCCTGGACTCAGTGTTTATAAACTCGACTGGGCAATTCCAGGGCGTGTTTCTTGTGGGCCCTGTGACCCCCAGCCAGAGGTGGATATTCAGATGTTACGGCTATCATGTCATCAGTCCCCAGGTGTGGTCGGAACCCAGTGATCCCTTGGAAATACATGTCTCGG ATGCAGTTCAGCCCCTCTGGCCATCATCAAACATGTCAGACCCCCAGACAG TCTCAAAGCCCCAGGATTACACAAAGGAGAATCTCATCAGGATGGGGGTATCTGTCTTGGTCCTTGTACTCCTTGGCATTCTGCTCTTTGAAGCTCAGCACAGCCAAGGACAGACCCAACACGCAGCCAGGAGAGAAAGTGGCACATCTGTCATGGTGGCAGAGACCTCGGGATATGTCTGA